The following proteins are encoded in a genomic region of Cryptomeria japonica chromosome 11, Sugi_1.0, whole genome shotgun sequence:
- the LOC131063988 gene encoding protein EXORDIUM-like 2, translating to MAGLGSQRILMSLMLLCMAAFSTVDAAAWPLAQWRKLSALVEEEPLVLQYHNGPLLTTTPILNLHLIWYGNFTSTERTIVADFVESLGMGDGKQGSPSVSAWWRTTEAYKGKAPSKLNQAQTLNTRLGKQKLNGAYSLGKSLKRSDIAVLVKSAIQSRALPPPQKKKNNGEVELYLVLTSEDVMVENFCSSSCGFHDSSKEGNKYAYAWVGNSARQCPGQCAWPFHQPLYGPQSPPLLPPNGDVGIDGMIINIAATVAGAVTNPFKSGYFQGDAAAPLEAVSACPGMYGKGAYPGYPGQVLVDETTGASYNAHGVNGRTFLLPAMWDPTSRSCKTLV from the coding sequence ATGGCTGGTTTAGGGTCTCAGAGGATTCTAATGAGTTTAATGCTACTATGTATGGCGGCATTCTCCACAGTGGATGCCGCAGCTTGGCCTCTGGCTCAGTGGAGAAAGCTCTCCGCTCTGGTAGAAGAAGAACCTCTTGTTCTGCAATACCACAATGGCCCTCTGCTTACCACAACACCCATTCTCAATCTTCATCTCATTTGGTACGGCAATTTCACTTCCACGGAGCGTACCATTGTGGCCGATTTTGTGGAGTCATTGGGAATGGGAGACGGCAAGCAGGGCTCTCCCTCTGTGTCCGCCTGGTGGAGAACAACAGAGGCCTACAAAGGCAAAGCCCCTTCCAAATTAAACCAAGCCCAAACACTAAATACAAGGTTGGGGAAGCAGAAGCTGAACGGAGCTTATTCTCTCGGAAAGTCCCTGAAAAGAAGTGACATTGCTGTCCTGGTGAAGAGTGCTATCCAGTCCAGAGCTCTGCCTCCGCCCCAGAAGAAGAAAAACAATGGTGAGGTGGAGTTGTATTTGGTGCTGACATCTGAAGATGTTATGGTGGAGAATTTCTGCAGCAGCTCTTGCGGATTCCATGACAGCAGCAAAGAAGGCAATAAATACGCATATGCGTGGGTGGGAAACTCAGCAAGGCAGTGCCCAGGGCAGTGCGCGTGGCCATTTCATCAGCCTCTTTACGGTCCACAGAGCCCTCCTCTGCTGCCTCCCAACGGGGACGTGGGCATCGATGGCATGATCATCAACATTGCAGCGACAGTTGCCGGAGCGGTTACAAATCCATTCAAGTCAGGTTACTTTCAAGGAGACGCCGCTGCTCCATTGGAGGCGGTATCAGCGTGTCCGGGAATGTATGGAAAGGGGGCTTATCCTGGTTACCCCGGGCAAGTGTTGGTGGACGAGACGACAGGTGCCAGTTACAATGCTCATGGAGTTAACGGCCGCACGTTCCTTCTGCCAGCAATGTGGGATCCCACCTCGCGCTCCTGCAAAACCTTGGTCTGA